A single window of Lentimicrobiaceae bacterium DNA harbors:
- a CDS encoding response regulator has product MIKNKPILLVEDDMIDAMTVKRALKELNILNPVVTVENGEEALTYLRDSENEKPGIILLDLNMPRMNGIEFLGIAKKDDNLKLIPVIVLTTSLDEIDRVDTFNLGVAGYMVKPVDYKKFVEVIKAIKLYWSLSELPG; this is encoded by the coding sequence ATGATAAAGAATAAACCAATTTTGTTGGTCGAAGACGACATGATTGATGCCATGACAGTAAAAAGGGCACTGAAGGAACTCAATATTCTAAATCCTGTTGTAACCGTTGAAAACGGTGAAGAAGCGCTTACCTACCTCAGAGATTCTGAAAACGAAAAGCCAGGCATCATTTTGCTTGATTTGAACATGCCCAGGATGAATGGCATCGAATTTTTGGGAATTGCAAAAAAGGATGATAACCTGAAACTGATTCCGGTTATTGTACTAACGACTTCACTTGATGAAATTGACCGGGTCGACACCTTTAATCTTGGCGTAGCCGGTTATATGGTTAAACCTGTTGATTACAAAAAATTCGTCGAGGTGATAAAGGCCATTAAACTTTATTGGTCGCTTAGTGAATTGCCGGGATAA
- the queG gene encoding tRNA epoxyqueuosine(34) reductase QueG translates to MQEKARLTHFIKQNAASLGFSFCGVSQARRLDEEASRLEDWLKKGMHGRMRYMENHFDKRLDPRLLVDNAQSVVSFMYSYFPEPVVNQPAPLKISKYARGADYHFVIKEKLQRLAEDLKAEAGEINYRIFVDSAPVLDRAWAVNSGIGWIGKNTMLISRRNGSFFFLAELITDLELEYDLPFGGSYCGDCTRCMDACPTGAIIGPRQLDANRCISYLTIELKDEIGAEFKGKTDNWIFGCDICQDVCPWNKFSIIHAEPQFHAKANWLEWSVEEWEKMDKPLFNEIFGRSALKRTGFLKLKNSISFAGNNEKEQNE, encoded by the coding sequence ATGCAGGAAAAAGCCCGGCTTACACACTTTATTAAGCAAAATGCCGCATCTCTGGGCTTTTCGTTTTGCGGTGTCAGCCAGGCACGAAGGCTTGACGAAGAAGCATCACGACTTGAAGACTGGTTGAAAAAGGGGATGCATGGCCGGATGCGGTATATGGAAAATCATTTTGACAAACGACTTGACCCCCGGCTGCTTGTTGACAATGCCCAATCAGTGGTCTCATTTATGTATAGTTATTTTCCGGAGCCTGTTGTGAATCAACCTGCGCCGCTGAAAATTTCGAAGTATGCCAGAGGAGCTGATTATCACTTTGTGATAAAAGAAAAACTTCAACGCCTGGCTGAAGATTTGAAAGCCGAAGCAGGTGAAATCAATTACCGCATTTTTGTCGATTCTGCCCCTGTCCTTGACAGGGCATGGGCTGTTAATTCTGGTATAGGATGGATAGGGAAAAATACCATGCTCATCAGCCGGCGAAATGGATCTTTCTTTTTTTTGGCTGAACTGATTACCGACCTTGAGTTGGAATATGACTTGCCTTTTGGCGGAAGTTATTGTGGAGATTGTACCCGATGTATGGATGCCTGCCCGACAGGAGCCATTATTGGCCCCAGGCAACTCGATGCCAATCGATGTATTTCTTATCTTACCATTGAGCTGAAAGATGAAATTGGGGCAGAATTTAAGGGTAAAACAGACAACTGGATTTTTGGCTGCGATATTTGTCAGGACGTTTGTCCCTGGAACAAATTCTCCATTATTCACGCTGAACCTCAATTTCATGCTAAAGCTAACTGGTTGGAGTGGAGCGTTGAAGAGTGGGAAAAAATGGATAAACCCCTGTTTAATGAGATATTTGGACGTTCTGCTCTGAAACGGACTGGTTTTCTTAAACTAAAAAATAGCATTAGCTTTGCCGGCAATAATGAAAAGGAACAAAATGAATAG
- the ruvB gene encoding Holliday junction branch migration DNA helicase RuvB, translating into MNQNLDASNEYLSPAEKEIEKVLRPSDFTDFSGQPGVVENLRVFVQAAKLRGESLDHVLLHGPPGLGKTTLSHIIANELGVNIRITSGPVLDKPGDLAGLLTNLEPNDVLFIDEIHRLSPVVEEYLYSAMEDFRIDIMIETGPNARSVQIALSPFTLVGATTRSGLLTAPLRSRFGINARLSYYDAATLERIIVRSAGILRVKISSNAASEIARRSRGTPRIANLLLRRVRDFAQIKGNGDIDLAISQFSLAALQVDKNGLDEMDNKILTTIIDKFRGGPVGLTTIATAVGEDSGTIEEVYEPFLIQEGYLMRTPRGREVTPMAYSHLGKIKPGSQSELF; encoded by the coding sequence ATGAATCAAAACCTCGATGCTTCGAATGAATACCTGAGCCCGGCTGAAAAAGAGATCGAAAAGGTATTGCGTCCTTCCGATTTTACTGACTTCTCGGGGCAGCCCGGTGTTGTAGAAAATCTGAGGGTTTTTGTTCAGGCGGCTAAACTTCGGGGCGAGTCTCTTGACCATGTATTGTTGCATGGCCCTCCCGGTTTGGGAAAAACAACCCTTTCTCACATCATAGCCAATGAATTGGGTGTTAATATCCGGATTACTTCAGGGCCGGTGCTTGATAAGCCCGGAGATTTGGCTGGTTTGCTTACCAATCTTGAACCCAATGATGTGCTATTTATTGACGAAATACATCGACTTAGCCCGGTAGTGGAAGAGTACCTCTATTCGGCAATGGAAGATTTTCGCATTGACATAATGATTGAAACCGGCCCCAATGCAAGAAGTGTGCAGATTGCCCTCAGCCCTTTCACGCTCGTTGGAGCCACTACCCGGTCAGGACTGCTTACAGCACCGCTCCGGTCGCGCTTTGGTATAAATGCACGTCTTTCATACTATGATGCTGCCACCCTTGAACGGATAATTGTTCGTTCGGCCGGAATCCTTCGCGTGAAAATCAGCAGCAATGCGGCTTCTGAAATTGCCCGGCGCAGCCGTGGAACCCCTCGTATTGCTAATCTGCTTTTGCGCAGAGTACGTGATTTTGCACAAATTAAAGGCAATGGCGATATAGATTTGGCTATTTCGCAATTCAGTTTGGCTGCCCTACAGGTAGATAAAAACGGGTTGGATGAAATGGACAACAAGATTTTGACTACCATTATTGATAAATTCAGGGGAGGGCCGGTTGGCCTTACCACTATTGCAACTGCTGTTGGCGAAGATTCCGGTACAATTGAAGAAGTTTATGAACCTTTCCTGATTCAGGAAGGTTATCTGATGCGAACCCCGCGTGGCAGAGAAGTAACGCCTATGGCATACTCTCACCTGGGCAAAATAAAGCCCGGAAGCCAGTCTGAACTATTCTGA
- a CDS encoding SPOR domain-containing protein, with product MRKLGALFFLIFAGIYSFAQSGEVEVISDPRINQLVEKHIYLNQHQSTLEGWRVQIFFDSGANSKRRASDVLNRFSSVYPDTQAYLSFKEPYYRVRVGDFRSRLEAEGFKKTIQAEYPNAFATSDMINPPVLKNE from the coding sequence ATGAGAAAATTAGGTGCTTTATTCTTCCTCATATTTGCCGGCATATATTCCTTCGCACAATCCGGGGAAGTAGAGGTTATTTCAGATCCACGCATAAACCAGCTTGTTGAAAAGCATATTTATCTGAACCAGCATCAAAGCACCCTGGAAGGCTGGAGGGTTCAGATCTTTTTTGATTCAGGAGCCAACTCAAAACGCAGGGCCAGCGATGTACTTAACCGGTTTTCATCTGTTTACCCTGATACACAGGCATATCTTTCATTTAAAGAGCCCTATTACCGGGTAAGGGTAGGCGATTTCCGTTCGAGGCTCGAAGCCGAAGGGTTTAAAAAAACAATACAAGCAGAATATCCCAACGCATTTGCAACCTCTGACATGATTAACCCTCCAGTTCTGAAAAATGAATAA
- the fbaA gene encoding class II fructose-bisphosphate aldolase produces MSERIFDKVKPGVATGNDVQEIFRIAKANGFAMPAVNVVGTDSVNAVMQAAKEVNSPVIIQFSNGGAHFYAGKFLSNEGERAAIAGAVSGAKHVHLLAEAYGVPVILHTDHAAKKLLPWIDGLLDAGEKHFKETGKPLFSSHMLDLSEESLEENIEICSKYLARMSKMGMTLEIELGVTGGEEDGVDNTSVDSSKLYTQPEDVAYAFETLSKISDRFTIAASFGNVHGVYKPGNVKLQPVILKNSQDYIQKKYNTTEKPVNFVFHGGSGSSREEIREAISYGVVKMNIDTDTQWATWEGIMNYYKKNEGYLQAQIGNPEGDDKPNKKYYDPRKWLNEAQKTMIARLKIAFEDLNSLDRN; encoded by the coding sequence ATGTCAGAAAGAATTTTCGATAAGGTAAAGCCAGGTGTGGCTACAGGAAATGATGTACAGGAGATCTTCCGTATTGCTAAGGCCAATGGTTTTGCAATGCCGGCAGTAAATGTTGTTGGTACCGACTCGGTAAATGCAGTAATGCAGGCTGCAAAAGAAGTGAATTCGCCTGTTATTATTCAGTTTTCTAATGGTGGTGCCCATTTTTATGCCGGTAAGTTTCTGAGTAATGAAGGCGAACGTGCTGCAATAGCAGGTGCTGTTTCCGGAGCGAAACATGTACATCTGCTTGCCGAAGCTTATGGAGTGCCGGTTATTCTTCATACTGACCATGCTGCCAAAAAACTGCTACCTTGGATAGATGGGCTCCTCGATGCTGGTGAAAAGCACTTTAAGGAAACTGGAAAACCCCTTTTCAGCTCGCACATGCTTGATCTTTCGGAAGAAAGCCTGGAAGAAAATATCGAAATCTGCAGCAAATATCTGGCGCGGATGAGCAAAATGGGCATGACGCTTGAAATTGAGCTGGGTGTTACCGGCGGCGAAGAAGACGGGGTTGACAATACCAGCGTGGATAGCTCAAAGCTGTATACTCAGCCTGAAGATGTGGCTTATGCCTTTGAAACCCTGAGTAAGATCAGCGATCGTTTCACCATTGCGGCTTCTTTTGGCAATGTACATGGTGTGTATAAGCCCGGAAATGTGAAACTTCAGCCCGTTATCCTTAAAAATTCACAGGATTATATTCAAAAGAAATACAATACTACAGAAAAGCCGGTGAATTTTGTTTTTCACGGGGGGTCCGGTTCAAGCCGCGAAGAAATTCGTGAGGCCATTTCTTATGGGGTAGTTAAAATGAATATTGATACCGATACCCAATGGGCTACATGGGAAGGCATTATGAATTACTATAAAAAGAATGAAGGTTATCTTCAGGCCCAGATTGGCAATCCGGAAGGCGACGACAAACCCAATAAAAAGTATTACGACCCGCGTAAATGGTTAAATGAAGCTCAGAAAACCATGATTGCAAGGTTGAAAATTGCTTTTGAAGACCTGAATAGTCTTGACAGAAACTAA
- a CDS encoding arginine deiminase: MNSEKLSVDVRSEIGVLEGVVLHTPGNEVENMTPNTVQKALYSDILNLSVAGNEYAQFRGVLDKVTRTFQVRDLLTDILKNDKVKTGLVNRIADHERVDNIREKLLDMDPAALTSAFIEGVELDRDNLSKFLSKERFEMEPLHNFFFTRDASISIGDQVFISKMASRVRDRESIIMEAIFDYHPTFITQTVNPLSSRNLCKDFSFEGGDFLIAREDIVLVGTGLRSTPKGIDFLVDHYKKERKTRHIIVQELPYEPESFIHLDMVFTFLDKDTCMIYEPLILRSSRFLTIHITIDNGKVKITEEKDIPTALRGLGMDLKTINCGGSRDVVTQEREQWHSGANFFAIAPGKVMGYGRNVYTLEEMNKNGFSIVKAKDIVNGKADINAYEKCVIAIEGAELSRGGGGCRCMTMPVRRASVDW; this comes from the coding sequence ATGAATAGTGAGAAATTAAGCGTTGATGTAAGGTCTGAGATTGGTGTACTTGAAGGTGTTGTGCTTCATACACCCGGAAATGAAGTAGAAAACATGACGCCCAATACTGTGCAGAAAGCGCTTTATAGCGATATTTTAAACCTGAGCGTTGCAGGCAATGAATATGCTCAGTTCAGGGGCGTGCTCGATAAAGTCACACGTACTTTTCAGGTACGCGATTTATTGACAGATATTCTGAAAAATGATAAGGTAAAAACCGGATTGGTAAACCGTATTGCCGATCATGAAAGGGTTGACAATATCCGCGAAAAATTGCTGGATATGGATCCTGCGGCTCTTACCAGTGCCTTTATCGAAGGGGTGGAACTTGACCGCGACAACCTGTCAAAATTTCTGAGCAAGGAACGTTTTGAAATGGAACCGCTTCATAACTTCTTTTTTACCCGCGATGCCTCCATATCCATTGGCGACCAGGTGTTTATCAGTAAAATGGCCAGCCGTGTGCGCGACAGGGAATCCATTATAATGGAAGCCATTTTTGATTATCATCCCACATTTATTACGCAAACGGTTAACCCTTTGTCAAGTCGCAATTTATGTAAGGATTTTAGTTTTGAAGGAGGTGATTTTCTGATAGCCCGCGAGGATATTGTACTGGTTGGTACCGGATTGCGCTCAACTCCCAAAGGAATAGATTTTTTAGTTGACCACTATAAAAAAGAGCGTAAAACCCGCCATATTATCGTGCAGGAATTGCCTTATGAACCTGAATCATTTATCCATCTCGACATGGTTTTTACTTTTCTCGATAAGGATACCTGTATGATTTACGAACCGCTTATTTTACGTTCGAGCCGATTCCTTACCATTCATATTACAATTGACAATGGTAAGGTCAAAATTACAGAAGAGAAGGATATACCAACTGCCCTCAGGGGATTGGGCATGGATTTGAAAACCATTAACTGCGGAGGTTCACGTGATGTTGTTACGCAGGAGCGTGAGCAATGGCACAGCGGCGCCAATTTTTTCGCCATTGCCCCGGGTAAAGTAATGGGCTATGGCCGAAATGTTTATACCCTGGAAGAAATGAATAAAAACGGGTTCTCTATCGTCAAAGCCAAAGATATTGTCAATGGAAAGGCTGATATCAATGCTTATGAAAAATGTGTTATCGCCATTGAAGGTGCTGAGCTTTCGCGTGGTGGCGGTGGTTGCCGCTGTATGACCATGCCTGTGCGCAGGGCATCGGTCGATTGGTAA
- the accC gene encoding acetyl-CoA carboxylase biotin carboxylase subunit, translated as MIKKVLVANRGEIAVRIMRSCREMGIPTVAVFSDADRSAMHVRYADEAWHIGPAPSVESYLNIDRIIEAAKKSKADAIHPGYGFLSENAAFSARCKAEGIEFIGPNPDAILKMGDKITARKTMIAAGVPVVPGTVDKITDFEAAKKTIHEIGLPVMIKASAGGGGKGMRLVKQEEEIESSLRGARSEAKSAFGDDAVYIEKYIESPHHIEFQILADKHGNAIHLFERECSVQRRHQKVIEETPSPLLTPAIRAEMGAHAVAAAKAAHYHGAGTIEFIVDDNLNYYFLEMNTRLQVEHPITERVVGVDLVKEMINIANGLELPFKQEDLKQNGHAVECRIYAEDPEKNFMPSPGTIRHISEPLGLGVRHDGYVYEGYTIPIYYDPMISKLIVWAGTREEAINRMSRALQEYKITGVKTSIPFLARIMEAPVFRSGKYNTHFIEENKEFLFGQHDCDGVCEDIALIATYLEHTSKLEKIKTGANAVTTTSRWKDPQRQAYI; from the coding sequence ATGATAAAAAAAGTTCTTGTTGCCAATCGCGGTGAAATAGCAGTTCGCATCATGCGTTCCTGCCGCGAAATGGGCATTCCCACTGTAGCAGTATTTTCTGATGCCGATCGTTCGGCCATGCACGTACGTTATGCCGATGAAGCCTGGCATATAGGGCCAGCACCATCGGTAGAAAGCTACCTTAACATTGATCGGATTATTGAGGCAGCAAAAAAATCAAAAGCTGATGCCATACATCCCGGTTATGGGTTTTTATCTGAAAACGCTGCATTTTCTGCACGTTGCAAAGCGGAGGGGATTGAATTTATAGGCCCCAATCCGGATGCAATCCTGAAGATGGGAGATAAAATTACAGCCCGCAAGACGATGATTGCAGCAGGTGTTCCTGTAGTACCCGGCACCGTCGATAAAATCACCGACTTTGAAGCTGCCAAAAAAACCATTCATGAAATAGGCCTTCCTGTGATGATAAAGGCCTCAGCAGGGGGCGGCGGAAAGGGGATGCGACTCGTTAAGCAGGAAGAAGAAATAGAAAGTTCGCTGCGAGGAGCCCGCTCTGAAGCAAAGTCAGCTTTTGGCGATGATGCAGTTTACATCGAAAAATACATTGAATCGCCCCATCATATTGAGTTTCAAATACTGGCAGATAAACACGGCAACGCCATACATCTTTTTGAACGCGAATGCTCAGTACAACGACGTCATCAAAAGGTGATTGAAGAAACCCCTTCGCCCTTGTTAACCCCGGCCATCAGAGCCGAGATGGGAGCTCATGCAGTAGCTGCTGCCAAAGCAGCGCATTACCATGGCGCCGGAACAATTGAGTTTATTGTAGACGATAACCTCAACTACTACTTTCTTGAAATGAATACCCGCCTTCAGGTAGAGCACCCTATTACTGAACGTGTAGTTGGCGTTGACCTGGTAAAGGAAATGATAAACATTGCCAATGGCTTAGAACTACCATTTAAACAGGAAGATCTAAAACAAAACGGCCATGCTGTTGAATGCCGGATTTATGCAGAAGATCCTGAAAAGAATTTTATGCCAAGCCCCGGAACTATTCGTCATATATCTGAACCTTTGGGCCTTGGTGTCAGACATGATGGCTATGTATATGAAGGCTATACCATTCCGATTTATTACGATCCCATGATTTCAAAACTGATTGTGTGGGCTGGCACGCGTGAAGAAGCCATTAATCGTATGAGCAGAGCATTACAGGAGTATAAAATTACAGGTGTCAAAACTTCCATCCCATTTCTGGCCCGCATTATGGAAGCACCGGTTTTTCGCTCAGGAAAATACAATACTCACTTTATTGAAGAAAACAAAGAATTCCTTTTTGGCCAGCATGATTGCGATGGAGTATGCGAAGATATCGCCCTGAT
- a CDS encoding universal stress protein yields MKDIVVAIDFSKGSLHALDYAIEFANHIKSSVVMVWVDSHTNQDFAFSSEVNEFREEANKNLDEILKANKGRLKYGKLSYKLRKGKVYQEMANQAKFSDASLIIAGTHGVTGYEEFWIGSNAYRIVSYAPCPVITVRHDFNITPQGISSIVLPVDSTLDTLQKVPFTIEIAKIFGADVHLLALNTTSIKTMQRKVENYARQAQKFMEEAGVNYSTETILSDNITNAAIEYAQKVEADMIAIMTEQETTASNILLGPFAQQMVNFSPIPVLSIQPREIYAISTR; encoded by the coding sequence ATGAAAGACATCGTTGTAGCCATTGATTTTTCAAAGGGCTCCCTCCATGCCCTTGATTATGCCATTGAGTTTGCCAATCATATAAAAAGCAGTGTTGTGATGGTTTGGGTTGACAGCCACACCAACCAGGACTTTGCTTTTTCGTCTGAGGTAAATGAGTTTCGCGAAGAGGCCAATAAAAACCTTGATGAGATTTTAAAGGCAAACAAGGGCAGACTTAAATATGGCAAGTTGAGTTATAAACTCAGGAAAGGCAAAGTTTATCAGGAGATGGCCAATCAGGCCAAGTTCAGCGATGCTTCACTTATCATTGCCGGAACACATGGAGTTACCGGCTATGAAGAATTTTGGATTGGCAGTAATGCCTACCGGATTGTGTCCTATGCCCCCTGTCCTGTAATTACAGTAAGACACGACTTCAATATTACCCCGCAGGGTATCAGCAGCATTGTACTTCCGGTAGACAGTACGCTTGATACATTACAAAAAGTGCCTTTTACCATTGAGATTGCTAAAATTTTTGGTGCTGACGTCCATTTGCTCGCGTTGAACACCACAAGCATAAAAACCATGCAACGCAAAGTTGAAAATTATGCCAGGCAAGCTCAGAAATTCATGGAAGAGGCAGGTGTAAACTACAGTACCGAAACCATTCTGTCTGATAACATTACCAATGCAGCCATCGAATATGCACAAAAAGTGGAAGCAGACATGATCGCCATTATGACCGAACAGGAAACAACGGCTTCTAATATTCTGCTTGGCCCGTTTGCGCAGCAAATGGTAAACTTTTCACCAATTCCGGTGTTAAGTATTCAGCCACGTGAAATATATGCTATTTCAACCCGTTAA
- a CDS encoding PAS domain S-box protein has translation MTDNKLKVLYIEDDLVDQMAFKRFMKEQDLPYLLTTAGSVKSAREVFQNNEFDVVISDFLLGDGNSFEFLPEFIKTGTPVILVTGTGDEDIAVKAIKLGASDYVIKDIEYNHLKMLPLIVESTLRNKKTAEQIKKLSMAVEQSPSMLIMTDENGIINYINPRVTEITGYIPQELIGSSLLEHLQTYNTAEIIQEMRDILNSGGKWHGTTRHQRKSGELFFEATTISPFYNDEGHLTGYIKVAEDITEKKKAEEAIKKYSDDLRESNASKDKMFSIIAHDLRTPFNGLMAFSDILSTDYDSLSKEEVQEYIEVIRDLSRNTFNLLEKLLQWSRLQTGRMEYKPTNFNFNDLVKAVIELLIANAMGKGIKLTSHIEPELNIFGDLNMAHAILRNLTSNAIKFTSQDGTVNITAHSISENEAEITVSDTGIGMNQKQIDNLFKVDYQHSTKGTKGEEGTGLGLLLCKEFVDRNGGNIRVESEAGAGCKFIFTLPKAQ, from the coding sequence ATGACTGACAACAAACTCAAGGTACTTTATATTGAGGACGATTTGGTTGACCAAATGGCCTTTAAAAGATTTATGAAAGAACAGGATTTGCCGTATTTGCTCACCACGGCAGGTTCTGTCAAATCAGCGCGTGAAGTATTTCAGAATAATGAATTTGATGTTGTTATCTCTGACTTTTTACTGGGCGATGGCAACTCATTTGAATTTCTTCCCGAGTTTATTAAAACAGGCACGCCGGTTATTCTGGTAACAGGAACCGGCGATGAAGATATTGCCGTTAAAGCAATTAAATTAGGGGCCAGTGATTATGTCATTAAAGACATTGAGTATAACCACCTGAAAATGCTCCCTTTAATTGTTGAAAGCACACTGCGTAACAAAAAAACTGCTGAGCAAATCAAAAAACTCAGCATGGCTGTTGAGCAAAGCCCTAGTATGCTTATAATGACCGATGAAAATGGCATTATTAATTATATAAATCCACGCGTTACAGAAATTACCGGATATATACCCCAGGAACTTATTGGAAGCAGCTTACTGGAACACCTCCAAACATACAATACAGCAGAAATAATTCAGGAAATGAGAGACATCCTGAATAGTGGTGGCAAGTGGCATGGCACTACACGTCATCAGCGTAAATCCGGCGAACTTTTTTTTGAAGCAACCACCATTTCACCATTTTACAATGATGAAGGGCATCTCACTGGCTACATAAAAGTGGCGGAAGATATTACAGAAAAAAAGAAGGCTGAAGAAGCAATAAAAAAATACTCGGATGACCTTCGTGAAAGCAATGCCAGCAAAGATAAAATGTTCTCTATCATAGCACATGACCTGAGAACACCGTTTAATGGACTGATGGCATTCTCCGACATCCTTTCAACCGATTACGATTCGTTGAGCAAAGAAGAGGTTCAGGAGTATATTGAAGTAATCAGAGACCTGAGCCGCAACACTTTTAATCTGCTTGAAAAACTGCTGCAATGGTCAAGGTTACAAACCGGCCGAATGGAATATAAACCTACAAACTTTAATTTCAACGATCTGGTAAAGGCCGTAATTGAGCTGCTTATTGCCAATGCCATGGGAAAAGGCATTAAATTAACCAGCCATATTGAACCTGAACTTAATATTTTTGGCGACCTGAATATGGCACATGCTATTTTGCGCAATCTAACCTCAAATGCCATTAAATTCACCTCTCAAGACGGAACAGTTAATATAACTGCACATTCAATCTCTGAAAATGAGGCAGAAATTACCGTGTCTGACACTGGCATTGGCATGAATCAAAAGCAAATAGACAACCTGTTTAAGGTTGATTATCAACACAGTACCAAAGGAACAAAAGGAGAAGAAGGAACAGGATTAGGGCTCTTATTGTGTAAGGAATTTGTTGATAGAAATGGCGGAAATATAAGAGTTGAAAGCGAAGCCGGAGCAGGCTGCAAGTTTATTTTTACGCTACCTAAAGCCCAATAA
- a CDS encoding universal stress protein gives MRTIISAVDFSDCSINALEHAVNIARHSKANLLMLWVNNPYTTKTILSSDLSDDLVEEVEHQFTRLINKYSPQLPDSKIDYIIREGKVYKEVVNQARESDAWLIVAGTHGSSGFEELWMGSNANRIVTAAPCPIITIRAGVEISRDLKLIVMPIDSTMETRQKVPFTAELAQAFNADIHVLAVYTTTVDDVRGRVLSYAKQACKYLKESGVNNQLIEVDAENLSTTTMEYAKQVNANLISIMTEQEKTAINLWLGPYAQQMVHHSPIPVLSIHPKEILISMGY, from the coding sequence ATGAGAACCATCATTTCAGCCGTCGATTTTTCTGACTGCTCAATCAATGCCCTGGAGCATGCAGTCAATATTGCCAGGCATTCAAAAGCCAACCTTCTTATGTTATGGGTTAATAATCCATATACGACCAAAACCATCCTGTCTTCTGATTTATCAGATGATTTGGTGGAAGAAGTTGAGCATCAGTTCACCAGATTGATCAACAAGTATAGTCCGCAACTGCCCGACTCAAAAATTGATTACATCATCAGAGAAGGTAAAGTATACAAAGAAGTGGTAAACCAGGCCAGGGAATCAGATGCCTGGCTGATTGTAGCAGGAACACATGGTTCTTCCGGCTTTGAAGAACTCTGGATGGGCAGCAATGCCAATCGCATTGTTACTGCAGCCCCATGCCCCATTATTACCATTCGTGCAGGCGTAGAAATCAGCCGTGACCTGAAACTTATCGTTATGCCCATCGACAGTACAATGGAAACCCGGCAGAAAGTACCATTTACGGCCGAACTTGCCCAGGCATTTAATGCTGACATTCATGTACTTGCCGTATATACCACTACGGTTGATGATGTGAGGGGAAGAGTGCTTAGCTATGCCAAACAAGCCTGTAAATATCTGAAAGAAAGCGGTGTTAACAACCAGCTGATTGAAGTTGATGCTGAAAATTTAAGCACAACTACCATGGAATATGCAAAACAGGTAAATGCCAATCTTATTTCCATAATGACCGAACAGGAAAAAACCGCCATTAATCTTTGGCTGGGACCATACGCCCAGCAAATGGTGCATCATTCTCCTATTCCCGTATTAAGCATCCATCCAAAAGAGATTCTTATCTCAATGGGTTATTAA